The following coding sequences lie in one Zingiber officinale cultivar Zhangliang chromosome 2B, Zo_v1.1, whole genome shotgun sequence genomic window:
- the LOC122048499 gene encoding ras-related protein Rab7-like, giving the protein MKCQLPRIAVPLLFHYKPEISEFLISDLCLLSAFSGLLNLTIRYVHKKFTQQYKVTIGADFATKEILVDDRLITLQIWDTAGQERFQSLGVAFYRGVDCCVLVYDVNVRRSFETLDNWHDEFLNQFVDFLKYNPFSGISFRYIRIL; this is encoded by the exons ATGAAATGCCAATTACCTAGAATTGCAGTCCCCTTGTTATTTCACTACAAACCAGAGATAAGCGAGTTTCTGATCTCGGATTTATG CCTTCTATCTGCATTTAGTGGTCTCTTAAACCTCACCATTAGATATGTGCACAAAAAGTTTACACAGCAGTATAAGGTCACCATTGGCGCTGATTTTGCCACCAAGGAAATTCTAGTTGATGACAGACTCATTACCTTACAG ATTTGGGATACTGCAGGACAAGAAAGATTCCAGAGTCTTGGTGTTGCATTCTACAGAGGAGTTGACTGCTGCGTCTTGGTCTATGATGTTAATGTCCGAAGATCATTTGAAACTCTTGATAATTGGCATGATGAATTTCTTAATCAG TTTGTTGATTTTCTGAAATATAATCCCTTTTCTGGTATTAGTTTTAGATACATCAGGATCTTATAG